One Polynucleobacter sp. MWH-Spelu-300-X4 genomic window carries:
- a CDS encoding MalY/PatB family protein, with protein sequence MTYSFDKIIGRRGTNSSRWDQYPSSDVLPLSVADMDFAIAPEIQEALIKRIEHGILGYSTQGNLVEKIQDYLKKEYQWSVKAEDILICSGVVPSLYMIPRSLMDQNDHAILPAPIYHHFFLAMKQANRSYSSSHLKLENNRWIFDLNNLNDIGQKNTKLLMLCNPQNPGGTAFTKEELLAIGKLCEEKDYLICSDEIHAQLILDKGVKHLPIASLSPELSDRTITLMSLNKAFNFPGIGLSWCICTNPDIRKKLQHDLASQASHPNALAYVATNTALEQGWAWHAELIEYLRGNRQLIKDWLAIHNQVVWHESAATYLAWLDFSKLGWNNVHHHLLNHKLALSAGNQFGQEYSQFARLNFGIPRELLMEALNKITKGINA encoded by the coding sequence ATGTTTTACCTCTGTCAGTTGCAGATATGGACTTTGCCATTGCGCCGGAAATACAAGAAGCTCTTATTAAACGTATTGAACATGGCATCCTTGGATACTCCACTCAAGGAAACTTAGTAGAGAAAATTCAAGATTACCTAAAGAAAGAATATCAATGGTCTGTTAAGGCTGAAGATATTCTTATATGCTCTGGTGTTGTTCCCAGTTTATATATGATCCCAAGATCTTTGATGGATCAAAACGACCACGCCATATTGCCTGCTCCCATCTATCACCACTTCTTTTTAGCAATGAAGCAGGCGAATCGCTCATATAGCTCGTCACACTTGAAACTAGAAAATAATCGATGGATATTTGACCTAAATAATTTAAATGATATTGGTCAAAAAAATACCAAACTTTTAATGCTGTGCAATCCTCAAAACCCGGGGGGCACAGCTTTCACTAAAGAAGAACTTTTAGCTATTGGCAAACTTTGTGAAGAGAAAGATTATCTAATTTGTAGTGATGAAATTCATGCACAGCTAATCTTAGATAAAGGCGTAAAACATCTTCCGATAGCTAGCTTAAGCCCAGAGCTATCCGACAGAACTATCACATTAATGTCCTTAAACAAGGCATTCAATTTCCCTGGAATTGGTCTATCGTGGTGCATTTGTACAAATCCCGATATACGTAAAAAACTACAGCATGATTTAGCATCACAAGCATCACACCCTAATGCACTCGCTTATGTAGCAACTAATACAGCACTAGAACAAGGATGGGCTTGGCATGCAGAACTAATTGAATATTTAAGAGGCAATCGTCAATTAATTAAGGATTGGCTCGCTATTCATAATCAAGTTGTATGGCATGAATCCGCAGCAACTTATTTGGCGTGGTTAGATTTCAGCAAGTTAGGCTGGAACAATGTTCATCACCACCTACTCAACCATAAACTAGCATTATCAGCAGGCAATCAATTTGGTCAAGAATACAGTCAATTTGCTCGGTTAAATTTTGGCATTCCAAGAGAGTTACTTATGGAAGCTCTTAACAAGATTACAAAAGGAATTAATGCCTAA